One window from the genome of Polynucleobacter sp. MWH-Svant-W18 encodes:
- the msrA gene encoding peptide-methionine (S)-S-oxide reductase MsrA — MTQTILENHAPLEQATLGGGCFWCLEAVYQQISGVKSVVSGYAGGARPNPTYEAVCTGVTGHAEIVDILFDPQIVSFRDLLEIFFVIHDPTTLNYQGNDHGTQYRSVIFTHSDEQAQIAHEVVKELGDSRIYSSPVVTQIEAAPTIFPAEDYHQNYFVQHPNQGYCMAVVAPKLAKFRAKFKALIAPQYS; from the coding sequence ATGACCCAAACTATTCTTGAAAACCATGCCCCTCTAGAGCAGGCCACCTTAGGCGGCGGATGCTTTTGGTGCCTAGAGGCTGTTTACCAGCAAATTTCTGGGGTGAAATCCGTAGTTTCTGGATATGCTGGGGGCGCTAGACCGAACCCAACTTATGAAGCAGTTTGCACTGGTGTGACAGGACATGCCGAGATTGTGGACATCCTATTTGACCCGCAAATTGTTTCATTTAGAGATCTTTTAGAAATCTTCTTTGTGATTCATGATCCTACTACCTTGAACTATCAAGGCAATGATCATGGTACCCAATATCGTTCAGTGATCTTCACGCACAGTGACGAGCAGGCTCAGATTGCCCATGAAGTAGTGAAAGAGTTAGGGGATTCTAGAATCTATTCGAGCCCAGTAGTCACCCAGATTGAAGCGGCTCCAACAATTTTCCCAGCAGAAGACTATCACCAGAACTACTTTGTGCAACATCCTAATCAAGGTTACTGCATGGCAGTAGTAGCACCAAAGTTAGCAAAGTTCAGAGCGAAATTTAAAGCGCTCATTGCGCCACAGTATTCCTGA
- a CDS encoding coniferyl aldehyde dehydrogenase — protein MNRFTIQLEEIQAAYAAEPNPSLDVRLERIGRIEKMIQANEEKICKALVADFGVRDSIETRLVEFQGLYQACRYTRKHLKEWMKPTQVEIPAYLGASEAWIEHQSMGVVGIMSPWNYPVRLALLPAIAAFAAGNRVWLKPSERSSRTSGFLANLIQEYFHPSEFCVTTGGVDVAEQFAALPFAHLFFTGSEAIGKKVMRAAAENLTPMTLELGGKSPAVIDSSAKLKDAAGSIAYGKLLNSGQTCIVPDYVLIEQSLQEAFIQELQSAATKQFSNPKEFTGPIDDDQLQYWQHLLSDALDRGATAIPLINDSSAGTRQFEPVALINVPQDARVLHEEIFGPILPILPAANTAAAIAYINSKPHPLALYWFGKDKKNLQQVLDQTRSGGVTINDVFLHAAVETLPFGGVGPSGMGKYHGKAGFDTFSYQKSILEVKGIFGTNLLKGTKPAHPPYGKRIEGILRRLK, from the coding sequence ATGAATCGCTTCACTATCCAGCTCGAAGAAATCCAGGCGGCCTATGCTGCTGAACCAAATCCCAGTCTTGACGTGAGGTTAGAGCGCATTGGTCGAATTGAAAAAATGATTCAAGCCAACGAAGAGAAAATCTGTAAAGCGCTCGTTGCTGATTTTGGAGTGAGAGATTCTATCGAAACGCGCCTGGTTGAGTTTCAAGGACTCTACCAAGCTTGCCGGTACACCCGCAAACATCTCAAGGAGTGGATGAAACCCACTCAAGTAGAGATTCCTGCTTACTTAGGTGCTTCTGAAGCTTGGATTGAACATCAATCGATGGGGGTGGTTGGCATCATGAGCCCCTGGAATTACCCAGTAAGACTGGCTTTATTACCAGCCATTGCTGCGTTTGCAGCAGGTAACCGTGTTTGGCTTAAACCCTCAGAGCGCAGCTCTCGTACCTCTGGCTTTTTAGCCAACCTCATTCAAGAGTATTTTCACCCGAGTGAGTTTTGTGTCACTACCGGCGGCGTAGATGTTGCTGAACAATTTGCCGCCCTACCGTTTGCCCACCTTTTCTTCACTGGCTCTGAGGCAATAGGCAAAAAAGTGATGCGTGCAGCCGCAGAAAACCTTACCCCTATGACCTTAGAGCTTGGCGGTAAATCTCCAGCGGTGATTGATTCATCCGCTAAGCTGAAAGATGCTGCCGGATCAATCGCCTACGGCAAGCTTCTCAATAGCGGTCAAACCTGCATTGTGCCCGACTACGTTCTCATCGAGCAAAGCTTGCAAGAAGCATTTATTCAAGAACTGCAATCTGCGGCAACAAAACAATTTAGCAACCCCAAAGAATTCACTGGACCAATTGATGATGATCAATTGCAGTACTGGCAGCATCTCCTGAGTGATGCCCTGGATCGTGGTGCCACAGCGATACCCCTAATTAATGATTCCTCCGCTGGCACCAGACAATTTGAACCTGTAGCACTGATTAATGTTCCTCAGGATGCGCGAGTACTGCATGAAGAAATCTTCGGTCCAATTCTGCCGATACTCCCTGCAGCCAATACTGCTGCAGCGATTGCGTACATCAATAGCAAGCCCCATCCATTGGCGCTCTATTGGTTTGGTAAGGACAAGAAAAATTTACAGCAAGTGCTAGATCAGACTCGTTCTGGTGGCGTCACCATCAATGACGTCTTCTTGCATGCCGCTGTTGAGACCCTACCGTTCGGCGGTGTTGGTCCTAGCGGCATGGGCAAGTATCACGGCAAAGCCGGCTTTGATACCTTCAGCTATCAAAAGTCGATTCTTGAAGTCAAAGGTATTTTCGGTACGAATCTTTTAAAGGGAACAAAACCTGCTCATCCTCCTTATGGGAAAAGGATTGAAGGCATATTGCGCCGACTTAAATGA
- a CDS encoding DEAD/DEAH box helicase: MTFSKETKHESKDASHDSKSTGTEFQNFALAASLLKNVAELGYTQATSVQAQVIPAALAGGDLLVSSQTGSGKTAAFLLPLINQLIESNPNNSPVPGRAQPKVLVLCPTRELAQQVSADAVNLVRGMKGIRIATVMGGMPYGKQIQALKGALLVVATPGRLLDLCDSKAIRLDDVKQLVIDEADRMLDMGFAEDLEAIDKRCASRDQTLMFSATFAPKIMSLANELTTDAKRIELAHAGEKHANIEQKLHWADSMSHKHKLLEHILADASLDQAVVFASTQVESEKIADTLRANGYEATALHGAMPQAVRMRRLESLRKGHTKILVATDVAARGIDVPRISHVINFGLPMKPEDYTHRIGRTGRAGRNGVAITLVEHRDRAKIRNIERFTQQDIVASVIAGLEPQAKPSFGGGGGRPGGRSGGGFGGNRSGGGGGRYGSGARSESRFGGGGGNAGGNRSGESRSADSRPARSADSRPARSADSRPARPAGPRFAKPKSGGQRRNFSGS; the protein is encoded by the coding sequence ATGACTTTTTCTAAAGAAACAAAACACGAGTCCAAAGACGCAAGTCACGACTCAAAAAGCACTGGAACTGAGTTTCAGAATTTTGCCTTAGCGGCATCACTCCTTAAAAACGTTGCTGAACTGGGTTATACCCAAGCCACTTCCGTGCAAGCTCAGGTTATCCCTGCAGCCCTAGCTGGCGGTGACTTATTGGTCAGCAGCCAAACCGGTAGCGGTAAAACTGCAGCCTTTTTGTTGCCTTTAATTAATCAACTGATTGAAAGCAACCCAAACAATTCACCTGTACCAGGTCGTGCACAACCTAAAGTGTTAGTACTCTGCCCTACTCGTGAATTAGCTCAACAGGTTTCCGCCGATGCAGTGAACTTAGTTCGCGGCATGAAAGGTATCCGCATTGCTACTGTGATGGGTGGCATGCCTTACGGTAAACAAATCCAAGCATTGAAAGGTGCATTGTTAGTTGTTGCAACTCCAGGTCGTTTGCTCGACTTATGCGATAGCAAAGCAATTCGCTTAGATGATGTTAAACAACTCGTTATCGACGAAGCCGATCGCATGCTTGACATGGGATTTGCCGAAGATCTCGAAGCCATTGATAAACGTTGCGCTAGTCGCGACCAAACCTTGATGTTCTCTGCAACCTTTGCACCAAAGATTATGTCTTTAGCAAATGAGTTGACTACAGATGCCAAGCGTATTGAACTTGCTCACGCAGGTGAAAAGCACGCCAACATTGAGCAGAAGTTGCACTGGGCTGACAGCATGTCACACAAGCATAAGCTTCTTGAGCACATTTTGGCTGATGCCTCTTTGGATCAAGCAGTCGTGTTTGCAAGTACCCAAGTTGAAAGCGAAAAGATCGCTGACACATTGCGTGCGAATGGTTACGAAGCGACTGCCCTTCACGGTGCAATGCCTCAAGCTGTACGTATGCGTCGCCTAGAGTCTTTACGTAAGGGTCATACCAAGATTTTGGTAGCAACAGACGTAGCGGCTCGCGGTATTGATGTGCCACGTATTAGCCACGTGATTAACTTTGGCTTGCCAATGAAACCAGAAGACTATACGCACCGCATTGGTCGTACAGGTCGTGCTGGTCGCAATGGTGTAGCAATCACTTTGGTTGAACATCGCGATCGCGCCAAGATTCGCAATATCGAGCGCTTTACACAGCAAGATATCGTTGCCTCTGTCATCGCTGGTCTAGAGCCACAAGCCAAGCCTAGCTTTGGTGGTGGTGGCGGTCGCCCTGGTGGCCGCTCTGGTGGTGGCTTCGGCGGCAATCGCTCTGGCGGTGGTGGCGGTCGTTATGGTTCAGGCGCACGCTCTGAGTCTCGCTTTGGTGGTGGCGGTGGCAATGCTGGTGGAAATCGTTCTGGCGAATCTCGTTCAGCTGATTCACGCCCAGCACGTTCTGCCGACTCACGCCCTGCGCGCTCTGCTGACTCACGTCCAGCGCGACCAGCAGGTCCACGCTTTGCTAAACCAAAGTCTGGCGGTCAACGTCGGAACTTTAGCGGTAGCTAA
- a CDS encoding chorismate lyase, which yields MFHRNRLRSAWNRVGSGEIHRAPRQWQAWLSDTGSLTQKIEKAIGQKLEVQVLRDCPQTLNSDESRYFHFRIRRCRVREVLLCANGIPLVMAHSVIPTFSSSGSNHAVLRLGKKPLGAVLFAKTRKHSKAKPPRDIARLDKNSALWKRCFKNHPKITSPLWARRTLYRLKGHPILVNEIFLPALLQQTKA from the coding sequence ATGTTTCACCGTAATCGTCTCCGTTCTGCATGGAATCGAGTCGGTTCCGGTGAAATTCATCGGGCTCCGCGTCAGTGGCAAGCCTGGCTAAGTGATACTGGGTCACTCACCCAAAAAATTGAGAAGGCAATTGGTCAAAAACTGGAAGTGCAGGTTTTGCGCGATTGCCCACAAACCTTAAATAGCGACGAGAGTCGCTATTTTCATTTCAGGATTAGACGCTGCCGAGTCCGGGAAGTACTACTCTGTGCAAATGGCATCCCTTTGGTCATGGCCCATAGCGTGATCCCAACCTTCAGCTCTAGCGGTAGCAATCATGCGGTTCTGCGCTTAGGCAAGAAACCCCTAGGAGCGGTGTTATTTGCCAAAACACGTAAACACTCCAAGGCTAAACCACCACGAGATATTGCACGCCTAGACAAAAACAGTGCGTTATGGAAAAGATGTTTTAAAAATCATCCTAAGATAACTTCACCTTTATGGGCACGACGTACCCTCTATCGTTTAAAGGGTCATCCAATACTGGTGAATGAAATTTTTTTGCCGGCTCTATTGCAACAAACAAAAGCCTAA
- a CDS encoding uroporphyrinogen-III synthase has product MSTKTIVVTRPGGQARQLVEALSSSIERGGISKWNVPEIISLPLLTIIPKSDEQLAEHIGNVLQDADLAIFVSPNAIECVMRLLECNWQDFSQKIIPIGVMGGSSKSALQNHGIGREDCATPILMPKNNEQWDSEGLWQELQTLGWNWNNKKVVIFKGEGGREWLAETLKHEGAVVEAISTYSRVPLDLDNPAWDLIREIDFARSLWLLTSSEAVRYLGQVAQDQFPQSLDSASALCPHYQIADAAEIIGFGEVFTTEPGDEALIKASLAWLRL; this is encoded by the coding sequence ATGAGTACTAAAACCATTGTCGTGACTAGGCCCGGTGGTCAAGCACGTCAATTGGTCGAGGCACTTTCTAGCAGTATTGAAAGAGGTGGCATCTCTAAATGGAATGTGCCAGAGATTATCTCTTTGCCGCTACTCACCATTATTCCGAAGAGCGATGAGCAATTGGCTGAACATATCGGCAATGTTTTACAAGATGCAGACCTAGCCATCTTTGTGAGCCCCAATGCGATTGAGTGCGTGATGCGTTTACTGGAATGTAATTGGCAAGACTTTTCTCAGAAGATTATTCCCATTGGGGTAATGGGGGGTAGCAGCAAGTCTGCCTTACAAAATCATGGTATTGGTCGGGAGGATTGTGCTACCCCAATCCTGATGCCAAAGAACAATGAGCAGTGGGATTCAGAAGGCTTATGGCAAGAGCTTCAAACCCTAGGCTGGAATTGGAATAATAAGAAGGTGGTGATCTTTAAGGGTGAGGGTGGCCGAGAGTGGTTGGCCGAGACTCTAAAGCATGAAGGCGCAGTAGTTGAGGCCATATCAACCTATAGCCGAGTGCCATTGGATTTGGATAATCCCGCTTGGGATTTGATTCGGGAGATCGATTTTGCTAGATCCCTTTGGCTGCTCACTTCGTCTGAGGCAGTGCGTTATCTGGGGCAAGTGGCCCAGGATCAATTTCCCCAAAGTTTAGATAGCGCAAGTGCATTGTGTCCGCATTACCAAATTGCTGATGCAGCAGAAATCATTGGGTTTGGAGAAGTATTTACTACTGAGCCAGGTGATGAGGCTTTGATTAAAGCCAGTCTTGCTTGGTTACGCCTTTAG
- the hemC gene encoding hydroxymethylbilane synthase, giving the protein MSQTLNSSSASAHLAAPKRLVIASRESRLAMWQAEHVRDCLKKLYPECDVQILGMTTRGDQILDRALSKVGGKGLFVKELETALEDGRADLAVHSLKDVPMVMPEGFELACVMAREDARDAFVSNDFARLEDLPTGAVVGTSSLRRESVLRAKFPHLEIAPLRGNLDTRMSKLDRGEYQAIILAAAGLKRLGLESRIRAYLPYDPYTPAAGQGALGIETLSSHPNIKQWLAPLNDLATLYAVSAERMVSRQLGGSCEVPLAAYAVWDQNQMQIRSFVASVDGKAICLASGAATVQSIEDAEALGLTVANDLLAQGAADLIPQLPK; this is encoded by the coding sequence ATGTCCCAAACCCTGAATTCTTCCTCAGCATCCGCCCATTTGGCTGCTCCCAAGCGCCTGGTCATTGCATCCCGTGAGAGTCGGCTAGCCATGTGGCAGGCTGAACACGTCCGAGATTGCCTCAAAAAGCTGTATCCCGAGTGCGACGTCCAGATTTTAGGAATGACTACCCGTGGGGACCAGATTTTGGACAGAGCACTATCTAAAGTGGGTGGTAAAGGTCTTTTTGTGAAAGAGCTCGAAACGGCCTTAGAGGATGGGCGCGCAGATTTAGCTGTTCACTCCCTTAAAGATGTGCCTATGGTGATGCCAGAAGGATTTGAGCTCGCCTGCGTGATGGCCAGAGAGGATGCACGCGATGCATTTGTTTCTAATGACTTTGCCCGTTTGGAAGATTTGCCAACAGGGGCTGTTGTTGGAACTTCGAGCTTGCGTCGTGAGTCAGTGTTACGAGCCAAGTTTCCCCATTTAGAAATCGCGCCACTGCGCGGTAATTTAGACACACGCATGAGTAAGCTGGATCGTGGCGAGTATCAAGCGATCATCTTAGCTGCAGCAGGCTTAAAACGCTTAGGACTAGAGAGTCGTATTCGTGCATACCTGCCATACGACCCTTATACTCCGGCCGCAGGGCAGGGAGCGCTCGGCATTGAGACGCTGAGCTCTCATCCAAACATTAAGCAATGGCTTGCGCCCTTAAATGACTTGGCAACTTTATATGCGGTTTCGGCTGAGCGTATGGTTTCTCGTCAATTGGGCGGTTCTTGCGAAGTGCCCTTAGCGGCTTACGCTGTATGGGATCAGAACCAAATGCAGATTCGTTCTTTTGTAGCAAGTGTGGATGGCAAAGCGATCTGTCTTGCTAGTGGCGCTGCAACAGTGCAGTCGATCGAAGATGCTGAGGCGCTAGGACTAACTGTTGCGAATGATTTGCTAGCACAGGGTGCAGCAGATTTAATTCCGCAGCTCCCCAAATAA
- the argH gene encoding argininosuccinate lyase gives MSSSKNSLANKAQAWSARFNEPVDELVQRYTTSIGFDQRFAMVDIAGSLAHAQMLANQKIISAQDLADIQKGMAQIQGEIEAGQFEWQLALEDVHLNIEARLTELVGDAGKRLHTGRSRNDQVATDLRLWLRGSVDEISETLKTLRVALLDLAERHAATIMPGHTHLQVAQPITFGHHLMAYFEMFSRDASRLADLRSRFNRLPLGAAALAGTTYPIDREQVAKALGFDGICKNSLDAVSDRDFAIEFCAFASILMMHVSRLSEELVLWLSPRFGFIDLPDRFCTGSSIMPQKKNPDVPELARGKTGRVYGDLMSLLTLMKSQPLAYNKDNQEDKEPLFDAVDTVQDTLRIFADMVPHIEVKAAVMKAAAEEGFATATDLADYLVKKGLAFRDAHEAVAHAVKACVGRNCMLTDLSLSELRFACGLDSRPELIGDDVFALLTVDGSVQSRQHAGGTAPAQVLAAIAQGRADL, from the coding sequence ATGAGCTCATCCAAAAATTCCTTAGCCAACAAAGCCCAAGCGTGGTCAGCCCGCTTTAATGAACCCGTTGACGAACTTGTGCAGCGTTATACGACCTCCATTGGCTTTGATCAACGCTTTGCTATGGTCGATATTGCTGGCTCATTAGCCCATGCCCAAATGTTGGCCAATCAGAAGATTATCAGCGCCCAAGATTTGGCGGACATTCAAAAAGGAATGGCCCAGATTCAGGGAGAAATTGAAGCCGGTCAATTTGAGTGGCAGCTGGCATTGGAAGATGTGCATCTCAATATTGAAGCTCGCCTCACTGAACTTGTGGGTGATGCAGGCAAGCGTTTACATACTGGTCGCTCACGTAATGACCAGGTAGCTACTGACTTGCGTCTATGGCTGCGCGGTAGTGTTGATGAAATTTCAGAAACACTGAAAACCTTACGTGTTGCACTTCTAGATCTAGCTGAGAGGCATGCTGCCACCATCATGCCTGGGCACACCCATCTACAAGTTGCACAACCAATTACCTTTGGTCATCATTTGATGGCTTATTTTGAAATGTTTAGTCGTGATGCCAGTCGTTTGGCAGATTTACGCTCACGCTTTAATCGTCTGCCATTAGGAGCTGCTGCTTTAGCGGGCACGACCTATCCGATTGATCGTGAGCAAGTAGCTAAAGCACTTGGATTTGATGGTATTTGTAAGAATTCTCTAGATGCCGTTTCAGACCGGGATTTTGCTATTGAATTCTGCGCCTTTGCATCGATCTTGATGATGCACGTATCCCGCCTATCTGAAGAGCTTGTCCTGTGGTTAAGCCCACGCTTTGGCTTCATCGATCTGCCAGATCGCTTTTGCACTGGCAGCTCCATCATGCCGCAGAAGAAAAATCCCGATGTCCCTGAATTGGCACGTGGGAAGACTGGCCGTGTTTACGGTGACCTCATGTCTTTGCTAACACTGATGAAGAGTCAACCTCTGGCATACAACAAAGATAACCAAGAAGATAAAGAGCCTTTATTTGATGCCGTTGATACCGTACAAGATACCCTGCGCATTTTTGCTGATATGGTGCCCCATATTGAAGTCAAGGCAGCCGTTATGAAAGCAGCTGCTGAAGAAGGTTTTGCAACTGCAACCGACTTAGCTGACTACTTGGTCAAAAAAGGTTTGGCATTCCGTGATGCTCACGAAGCAGTAGCGCACGCCGTTAAAGCCTGCGTCGGCAGAAATTGCATGCTGACCGACTTAAGTCTTTCTGAATTACGCTTTGCTTGTGGCTTAGATAGTCGCCCTGAACTGATTGGCGATGATGTCTTTGCGCTACTGACTGTAGATGGCTCTGTCCAATCTCGCCAGCACGCTGGTGGGACTGCCCCAGCCCAGGTGCTTGCAGCGATTGCACAGGGTCGTGCAGATCTTTAG
- the panD gene encoding aspartate 1-decarboxylase encodes MNRIMLLAKIHRATVTEADLHYEGSCGIDEDLLDAANMREFEKIELYNINNGNRFSTYIIKAARGSGIISLNGAAARKAHVGDHLIICTYGSVPESEVASHIPRIVIVNDDNSIKEIKKH; translated from the coding sequence ATGAATAGAATTATGTTGCTGGCCAAGATTCACCGTGCTACGGTGACTGAAGCTGATCTTCACTATGAAGGTTCATGTGGAATTGATGAAGATCTTTTAGATGCAGCCAATATGCGTGAATTTGAAAAGATCGAGTTGTACAACATTAATAACGGTAATCGTTTCTCGACTTACATTATTAAAGCGGCACGCGGCTCTGGCATCATCTCCCTAAACGGGGCTGCCGCCAGAAAAGCACATGTTGGTGATCATTTGATTATCTGTACTTACGGTTCAGTACCTGAGAGTGAAGTTGCCTCTCATATTCCTAGAATTGTTATCGTGAATGACGATAACAGCATCAAAGAAATCAAGAAGCACTAA
- a CDS encoding arginine/lysine/ornithine decarboxylase — MKFRFPIIIIDEDFRSENISGSGIRDLAEAIEHEGMEVIGLTSYGDLTSFAQQASRASTFIVSIDDEEFVSDSEDHDLPALNNLRAFITEVRKRNEDIPIFLYGETRTSRHMPNDILRELHGFIHMNEDTPEFVARHIIREAKVYLDSLAPPFFRALTNYASEGSYSWHCPGHSGGVAFLKSPVGRMFHQFFGENMLRADVCNAVEELGQLLDHTGPVLQSERNAARIFNADHLFFVTNGTSTSNKIVWHSTVAPGDVVLVDRNCHKSVIHSITMMGAIPIFLMPTRNHLGIIGPIPKEEFEWANIQKKIAANPFIKDKNVVPRVMTLTQSTYDGIVYNVEMIKEMLDGKVDSLHFDEAWLPHAAFHPFYKDMHAIGADRKRTKKSLMFATQSTHKLLAGLSQASQVLVQDAEDTKLDRDCFNEAYLMHTSTSPQYAIIASCDVSAAMMESPGGTTLVEESIAEAMDFRRAMREVDEQFGADWWFKVWGPEHLAEEGIGERSDWVLEPNATWHDFGKLATDFNMLDPIKATVVTPGLDIEGHFGSMGIPASIVTKYLAEHGVIVEKCGLYSFFIMFTIGITKGRWNTLVTELQQFKDHFDKNQPLWKVLPEFVAKHPRYERVGLKDICQQIHEFYKSRDVARMTTEMYTSDMVPAMMPSEAWAKMAHKEVDRVPLDKLEGRVTAMLVTPYPPGIPLLIPGERFNKRIIDYLYFARDFNEKFPGFETDIHGLVKAEVNGHSEYYVDCVRQERDISL; from the coding sequence ATGAAATTTCGTTTCCCAATCATCATTATTGATGAGGACTTTCGTTCCGAAAATATTTCGGGCTCAGGTATACGCGACCTTGCCGAAGCGATCGAGCATGAAGGTATGGAAGTTATTGGCTTAACCAGTTATGGTGACTTAACTTCCTTTGCGCAACAAGCTTCACGTGCCTCAACTTTCATTGTTTCCATTGATGATGAAGAGTTTGTATCAGATTCTGAAGACCATGATCTTCCAGCATTAAATAATTTGCGTGCATTCATTACTGAAGTGCGTAAGCGCAATGAAGATATTCCCATTTTCTTATATGGTGAGACTCGTACCTCACGCCATATGCCTAACGATATCTTGCGTGAGTTGCATGGCTTCATTCATATGAATGAAGACACGCCAGAGTTTGTTGCACGTCATATTATTCGTGAAGCCAAGGTTTACCTCGATTCATTAGCGCCACCATTCTTCCGTGCCCTCACCAATTACGCCTCTGAAGGCTCTTATTCTTGGCATTGCCCGGGCCACTCTGGTGGAGTTGCTTTCCTGAAGAGCCCTGTGGGTCGGATGTTCCATCAATTCTTTGGTGAAAACATGTTACGTGCTGACGTATGTAACGCGGTTGAAGAATTAGGTCAACTCTTGGACCACACTGGTCCAGTATTGCAAAGTGAGCGTAATGCTGCCCGCATCTTCAATGCAGACCATTTATTTTTTGTTACAAACGGGACATCAACATCGAACAAGATTGTTTGGCATTCCACCGTAGCGCCTGGCGATGTGGTCTTGGTTGACCGCAATTGCCATAAGTCAGTGATTCACTCCATCACCATGATGGGTGCGATCCCGATTTTCTTGATGCCTACTCGTAATCACCTTGGTATTATTGGTCCGATCCCGAAAGAAGAGTTTGAGTGGGCCAATATCCAGAAGAAAATTGCAGCAAATCCTTTTATTAAGGATAAGAATGTTGTTCCTCGCGTCATGACTTTGACGCAAAGTACTTATGACGGCATTGTGTACAACGTTGAGATGATTAAAGAGATGCTTGACGGCAAAGTAGATTCCCTGCACTTTGATGAGGCTTGGTTGCCTCATGCTGCATTCCACCCATTCTATAAAGACATGCATGCGATTGGCGCTGACCGTAAACGCACGAAGAAGAGTTTGATGTTCGCAACCCAGTCAACGCATAAATTATTAGCTGGTTTGTCACAAGCTTCTCAGGTATTGGTTCAGGATGCTGAAGATACTAAGTTGGATCGTGATTGCTTTAATGAGGCTTACTTGATGCACACCTCTACTAGCCCACAGTACGCCATCATTGCTTCCTGTGATGTTTCAGCGGCAATGATGGAGTCTCCTGGCGGTACAACCTTGGTTGAGGAATCTATTGCTGAAGCGATGGACTTCCGTCGTGCAATGCGCGAAGTCGATGAGCAATTTGGCGCCGATTGGTGGTTCAAAGTTTGGGGTCCAGAGCACTTAGCTGAAGAGGGTATTGGCGAGCGCTCCGATTGGGTATTAGAGCCCAATGCTACTTGGCATGACTTTGGCAAACTTGCCACAGACTTCAATATGCTTGACCCGATCAAGGCGACAGTCGTTACTCCAGGTCTCGACATCGAGGGCCATTTTGGCTCCATGGGCATTCCAGCGAGCATCGTCACTAAGTACTTAGCTGAACATGGTGTGATCGTTGAGAAGTGTGGGCTGTATTCCTTCTTCATCATGTTTACGATCGGTATTACTAAAGGTCGTTGGAATACCTTGGTAACGGAGTTGCAGCAATTTAAAGATCACTTTGATAAGAATCAGCCGCTCTGGAAGGTTCTGCCAGAGTTTGTTGCCAAGCATCCTCGATATGAGCGTGTTGGTTTGAAGGATATCTGCCAACAGATTCATGAGTTCTATAAGAGCCGTGATGTAGCGCGTATGACCACTGAGATGTACACCTCGGATATGGTTCCAGCCATGATGCCTTCAGAGGCATGGGCAAAGATGGCTCATAAAGAAGTCGATCGGGTACCTTTGGATAAACTAGAGGGGCGCGTGACGGCGATGTTGGTTACTCCGTATCCTCCAGGTATTCCACTGTTGATTCCAGGGGAGCGTTTTAATAAGCGCATCATTGACTATCTCTACTTTGCAAGAGACTTTAACGAGAAGTTCCCTGGCTTTGAAACAGATATTCATGGTTTGGTGAAAGCGGAAGTCAATGGACATAGCGAGTACTATGTTGATTGCGTAAGACAAGAACGCGATATCAGTCTGTAA